A region from the Arachis ipaensis cultivar K30076 chromosome B01, Araip1.1, whole genome shotgun sequence genome encodes:
- the LOC107612494 gene encoding uncharacterized protein LOC107612494, whose translation MASKMQRKYDKYWGTPNVINMLLLIAIVLDPCHKLDFVNWILDESFGVEKGGELKSKLSTCLNSLYNHYQGKEDESQSNQDAMINEEDEDDILNIYLQSTGRDSDAKSELDRYLKEDCEPRNKSAELDILGW comes from the coding sequence ATGGCGTCCAAGATGCAAAGGAAATATGATAAGTATTGGGGAACTCCAAATGTCATTAACATGTTGTTGTTGATTGCAATTGTGCTTGATCCATGTCACAAGTTGGATTTTGTAAATTGGATTTTGGATGAGTCATTTGGTGTTGAAAAGGGAGGAGAACTCAAGTCAAAATTGTCTACTTGCTTGAATTCCCTTTATAATCACTACCAAGGCAAAGAAGATGAATCTCAAAGTAATCAAGATGCAATGATcaatgaagaggatgaagatgatatCCTGAATATTTATTTGCAGTCAACTGGACGTGATTCAGATGCTAAATCTGAACTTGACAGATATCTGAAAGAAGATTGTGAGCCTAGAAACAAGTCGGCAGAGTTGGATATTTTGGGTTGGTAG